Proteins from a single region of Pseudodesulfovibrio portus:
- a CDS encoding sigma-54 interaction domain-containing protein produces the protein MPFTDTSQLLHSLSDTKGLLTILDTLPIGVAIMDKSGVLLAVNKKYESLTGVDGRKVLGMRCLHALRCDFCMKDCPVMTSWKARSPRTVEGNIVNRSREKIFINLTLAPIIDGNGSIRGVVEAVQPRSESLLNEVPVHAYGLGELVGRSPKIRKIFAMTPSIAQTDSPVLITGETGTGKDMLAEEIHNESDRDGPFIKVNCGALPEELLESEFFGHAKNAFPGADMPKPGRLRMAHGGTLFISEVADLPMHLQTKLLAYMDDHVVYPVGSTRGARTDVRIMAASNNDLDELVRQKRFRQDLLYRLNVIRLHLPPLRERGEDILLLQDHFLKMFQARFNKTVKGFSKNVDTLLKSYTFPGNIRELRNLIEYAVNFCDSGVVSMRHLPGYMLQGPGLPGNLVATPSEIQQPPGTVRTTPPERWEDVQRKMILEALVKSGGRKRQAAELLGWGRSTLWRKMKHFGIE, from the coding sequence ATGCCATTTACCGACACATCCCAACTGCTGCACAGCCTGTCCGACACCAAAGGGCTCCTCACCATTCTGGACACCCTGCCCATCGGCGTGGCCATCATGGACAAGAGCGGCGTCCTGCTGGCGGTGAACAAGAAATACGAATCCCTGACCGGTGTCGACGGGCGCAAGGTGCTCGGCATGCGCTGTCTGCACGCCCTCCGCTGCGACTTCTGCATGAAGGACTGCCCGGTCATGACCAGTTGGAAGGCGCGCAGCCCCCGGACCGTGGAAGGCAACATCGTCAACCGGTCCCGGGAAAAAATCTTCATCAACCTGACCCTGGCCCCGATCATCGACGGAAACGGGTCCATCAGGGGCGTGGTCGAGGCCGTCCAGCCCCGCTCCGAAAGCCTCCTGAACGAGGTCCCGGTCCACGCCTACGGACTCGGCGAGCTGGTCGGGCGCAGCCCCAAGATACGCAAGATATTCGCCATGACCCCGTCCATCGCCCAGACCGACTCGCCGGTGCTGATTACCGGCGAAACCGGCACGGGCAAGGACATGCTGGCCGAAGAGATCCACAACGAGTCCGACCGGGACGGCCCCTTCATCAAGGTCAACTGCGGCGCCCTGCCCGAGGAACTGCTCGAGTCCGAGTTTTTCGGCCATGCCAAGAACGCCTTCCCCGGTGCGGACATGCCCAAGCCCGGACGGCTGCGCATGGCCCACGGCGGCACCCTGTTCATCTCGGAGGTGGCCGACCTGCCCATGCATCTCCAGACCAAACTGCTGGCCTACATGGACGATCACGTGGTCTACCCGGTTGGCTCCACCCGCGGCGCGCGCACGGACGTCCGCATCATGGCCGCCTCCAACAACGACCTGGACGAACTGGTCCGGCAGAAGCGGTTCCGCCAGGACCTGCTCTACCGTCTCAACGTCATCCGCCTCCATCTGCCCCCCCTGCGGGAGCGGGGCGAGGACATCCTGCTTCTGCAGGACCACTTCCTCAAGATGTTCCAGGCGCGGTTCAACAAGACGGTGAAAGGGTTCTCCAAGAACGTGGACACCCTGCTCAAGTCGTACACCTTTCCCGGCAACATCAGGGAACTGCGCAACCTCATCGAATACGCGGTCAACTTCTGCGACTCGGGCGTCGTCAGCATGCGCCATCTCCCCGGCTACATGCTCCAGGGGCCGGGGTTGCCCGGCAACCTGGTGGCCACGCCTTCGGAAATCCAGCAACCCCCCGGCACGGTCCGCACCACTCCTCCCGAACGGTGGGAAGACGTGCAACGCAAGATGATCCTCGAAGCTCTGGTCAAATCCGGCGGCAGAAAACGGCAGGCAGCCGAACTCCTGGGCTGGGGCCGCTCCACCCTGTGGCGCAAAATGAAACACTTCGGCATAGAGTAG
- a CDS encoding NifB/NifX family molybdenum-iron cluster-binding protein, translated as MEKILIPLHENEVAPRFDLASEALVVSVTRETSVMGQIHERVVVLDTPSGEAMYQLVKSENVMTIVCAGMDKEIFEFLKRKGIDVIDDVCGPADAVLEAYLMGKLAPGQILH; from the coding sequence ATGGAAAAGATACTCATCCCCCTCCACGAAAACGAGGTTGCCCCCCGCTTCGACCTGGCCTCCGAGGCCCTGGTGGTCTCGGTGACCAGGGAAACAAGCGTCATGGGCCAGATTCACGAGCGGGTCGTGGTTTTGGACACCCCATCGGGCGAAGCCATGTACCAGCTGGTCAAATCCGAGAACGTCATGACCATCGTCTGCGCCGGGATGGACAAGGAAATATTCGAGTTCCTCAAGCGCAAGGGGATCGACGTCATCGACGACGTCTGCGGGCCGGCCGATGCGGTTCTCGAAGCCTACCTCATGGGCAAGCTCGCTCCCGGCCAGATCCTGCACTAG
- a CDS encoding CBS domain-containing protein: MKVKELMIPVADYETLGKDACLGDVAAALNASKHRDILVVDDNKAFVGVLTMSDMILALEPNYRKLTGKALDTDTLTNRLVADQFKEFNLWSDSLSNICGKAVDVKVADAMHSPDASQYIEEDSDIEHGVHLYMIGTPQPLIVRNNGKVTGVLRMSDVFAEIVNRMNACVLDG; this comes from the coding sequence ATGAAAGTCAAAGAGTTGATGATTCCGGTGGCCGACTACGAGACACTCGGTAAAGACGCCTGTCTCGGCGATGTGGCCGCTGCCTTGAATGCCAGCAAACACAGGGACATCCTGGTCGTGGACGACAACAAGGCCTTTGTGGGCGTGTTGACCATGAGCGACATGATCCTGGCGCTTGAGCCCAACTACCGCAAACTCACGGGCAAGGCCCTGGACACGGACACCCTGACCAATCGCCTCGTGGCCGATCAGTTCAAGGAGTTCAATCTCTGGAGCGACAGCCTGTCGAACATCTGCGGCAAGGCCGTGGACGTCAAGGTGGCGGACGCCATGCATTCCCCGGATGCGAGCCAGTACATCGAGGAAGACAGCGACATCGAGCACGGCGTGCACCTGTATATGATAGGCACCCCGCAGCCCCTGATCGTCCGCAACAACGGCAAGGTCACCGGCGTCCTCAGGATGTCGGACGTGTTTGCCGAAATCGTCAACCGCATGAACGCCTGCGTCCTGGACGGCTAG
- a CDS encoding SLC13 family permease — MEAAQTAKPAFDWKRLVFLLTGVALFAFVNFCPQWPDAIDPNGEHFILTPEGKGAIAVFLLAGTWWVFEVVPIGVTSLMIGILQVMFLIRPAKVAFKDFMDPSVLFIFASIMIGLVFTKTGLTKRLAYKMLDIVGERTSMIYLGVFVVTAALTHIMAHTAVAATIYPLLLAIYALYGEGDKPTKFGKGLFIGMAYVAGAGSIVTLLGAARGAVALGFYKEIINVDVGFFELTYYMAPIGWGMTFLLWAFFMICLKPEKERIPGLREKARELNAKMGSLTRDEILAAVIVGSVICIMSLRAFVPALKAVDKTAIILCSSVLFFVFKILDLKDLEDIPWNIILLFAGAMSIGFCLWETGAAKWMAVNWLVMFADANWFIFVMSIAFFVMIMTNFIMNVAAIAISLPVALVIAPYLGVAPEVILYASLVVAGMPFLLLVGAAPNAIAYDSGQFTTGEFFGWGIPASLLLMIVTAIFVLVVWPIMGMPITL; from the coding sequence ATGGAAGCCGCACAAACCGCCAAACCCGCATTCGACTGGAAACGCCTTGTCTTCCTGTTGACCGGCGTGGCCCTTTTCGCATTTGTCAATTTCTGTCCCCAATGGCCCGACGCCATCGACCCCAACGGCGAACACTTCATCCTGACCCCGGAAGGCAAGGGGGCCATCGCCGTATTCCTGCTCGCCGGCACCTGGTGGGTCTTCGAGGTCGTGCCCATCGGCGTGACCTCGCTCATGATCGGCATCCTGCAGGTCATGTTCCTGATCCGCCCGGCCAAGGTGGCCTTCAAGGACTTCATGGACCCGTCCGTCCTGTTCATCTTCGCCTCCATCATGATCGGCCTGGTCTTCACCAAGACCGGTCTGACCAAACGGCTGGCGTACAAGATGCTGGACATCGTGGGTGAAAGGACGTCCATGATCTATCTGGGCGTGTTCGTCGTCACGGCAGCCCTGACGCACATCATGGCCCACACCGCCGTGGCCGCCACCATCTATCCGCTGCTGCTGGCCATCTACGCCCTGTACGGTGAAGGCGACAAGCCCACCAAGTTCGGCAAGGGCTTGTTCATCGGCATGGCCTATGTGGCCGGCGCGGGCTCCATCGTCACCCTGCTCGGCGCGGCCCGCGGCGCCGTGGCATTGGGATTCTACAAGGAAATCATCAATGTTGACGTCGGCTTCTTCGAGCTGACCTACTACATGGCCCCCATCGGCTGGGGCATGACCTTCCTGCTGTGGGCCTTCTTCATGATCTGCCTGAAACCCGAGAAGGAACGCATCCCCGGCCTCCGCGAAAAGGCACGCGAACTCAACGCCAAAATGGGCTCGCTCACCCGCGACGAGATTCTGGCCGCCGTCATCGTCGGCTCGGTCATCTGCATCATGTCCCTGCGCGCTTTCGTGCCCGCCCTCAAGGCCGTGGACAAGACCGCCATCATCCTCTGTTCCTCGGTGCTCTTCTTCGTCTTCAAGATCCTCGATCTCAAGGACCTGGAAGACATCCCCTGGAACATCATCCTGCTCTTCGCCGGTGCCATGTCCATCGGCTTCTGCCTCTGGGAGACCGGCGCGGCAAAATGGATGGCCGTCAACTGGCTGGTCATGTTCGCCGACGCGAACTGGTTCATCTTCGTCATGTCCATCGCCTTCTTCGTGATGATCATGACAAACTTCATAATGAACGTGGCGGCCATCGCCATATCGCTGCCCGTGGCCCTGGTCATCGCCCCCTATCTCGGCGTGGCCCCGGAAGTCATCCTCTACGCATCCCTGGTCGTGGCCGGTATGCCCTTCCTGCTGCTGGTGGGCGCGGCTCCCAACGCCATCGCCTACGACTCCGGCCAGTTCACCACCGGAGAGTTCTTCGGCTGGGGCATCCCGGCGTCCCTGCTGCTCATGATCGTGACCGCCATCTTCGTGCTGGTCGTCTGGCCGATCATGGGCATGCCCATTACCCTGTAA
- a CDS encoding transferase, with protein MEKLEALFDHIAARVNVNLKPMGIDVRPLLKNAIPRERHLLYYAFYALTEDHPISFKFVNSNLAGSYFLGKTQVDRSVLYKSDVRGDELKQKGDVVEFNGVKTKLFYDEVIRIINSYLVKTLIHNHSKNPQIPEVFRILNTVAMHYSNIHGTTTEGAYLGAFSTVDLSVLHNCVIGDFSYVQAGDLSRITIEPGRVWLRANGLFEFNYLYPEGVVEQYVKLDENGKLSGKFIDYVDDLKEDFVPIYSTATPESIIDIPDSAYVSPYAVIKGTCEIGENALVVQRAHIENSVIGKGANAQENCYIANSIFEGNNVTAHGGKVIWTRNGQNVFVGFNSFVHGTEKNPITIGRDSIVMPHTIIDAEEPIEIPENSAVWGYVTRQADLETQCVNLDELAKATDVTLGNATFKGDGKAFVEAFKHRIDHIREENGAYFDGSDKTRGHAQKTQDACFNILQPFQAGPDAGMYPTMTIGN; from the coding sequence ATGGAAAAACTCGAAGCCCTCTTTGATCATATCGCGGCCCGGGTCAACGTCAATCTCAAGCCCATGGGCATTGACGTCCGGCCCCTGCTCAAAAACGCTATCCCCAGGGAACGCCACCTGCTGTATTACGCGTTCTACGCCCTGACCGAAGACCATCCCATCAGCTTCAAATTCGTCAACTCCAACCTCGCCGGTTCCTACTTTCTGGGCAAGACCCAGGTGGACCGCTCCGTGCTCTACAAGTCCGACGTCCGGGGCGACGAGCTCAAGCAGAAAGGCGACGTGGTGGAGTTCAACGGAGTGAAAACCAAGCTCTTCTATGACGAGGTGATCCGGATCATCAACTCCTACCTGGTCAAGACCCTGATCCACAACCATTCCAAGAACCCGCAGATCCCCGAGGTGTTCCGCATCCTGAACACCGTGGCCATGCACTATTCCAACATCCACGGCACCACCACCGAGGGCGCCTATCTCGGCGCATTCTCCACCGTGGACCTGTCCGTGCTGCACAACTGCGTCATCGGCGACTTCTCCTACGTCCAGGCGGGCGACCTGTCCCGCATCACCATCGAGCCGGGACGCGTCTGGCTCCGGGCCAACGGACTGTTCGAGTTCAACTATCTCTACCCCGAAGGCGTGGTCGAGCAATACGTCAAGCTCGACGAAAACGGCAAACTCTCGGGCAAATTCATCGACTACGTGGACGACCTCAAGGAAGACTTCGTGCCCATTTACTCCACGGCCACCCCGGAGTCGATCATCGACATCCCGGACTCCGCCTACGTCTCCCCCTACGCCGTGATCAAGGGGACCTGTGAAATCGGCGAGAACGCCCTGGTCGTGCAGCGCGCCCACATCGAGAATTCCGTCATCGGCAAAGGGGCCAACGCGCAGGAAAACTGCTACATCGCCAACTCGATCTTCGAAGGCAACAACGTCACCGCCCACGGCGGCAAGGTCATCTGGACCCGGAACGGCCAGAACGTGTTCGTGGGCTTCAACTCCTTTGTCCACGGCACCGAGAAAAACCCCATCACCATCGGTCGCGACTCCATCGTCATGCCGCACACAATCATTGACGCCGAAGAGCCCATTGAGATACCTGAAAATTCGGCAGTATGGGGTTATGTGACCAGGCAGGCCGACCTGGAGACGCAGTGCGTGAACCTCGACGAACTGGCAAAAGCCACCGACGTCACCCTGGGCAACGCCACCTTCAAGGGAGACGGAAAGGCATTCGTCGAAGCGTTCAAACACCGCATCGACCACATCCGTGAGGAAAACGGCGCATACTTCGACGGCTCCGACAAGACCCGCGGGCATGCCCAGAAAACCCAGGATGCGTGCTTCAACATCCTGCAGCCCTTCCAGGCCGGGCCGGATGCGGGCATGTACCCGACAATGACAATAGGCAACTAA
- the nhaB gene encoding sodium/proton antiporter NhaB has product MAQSLSQAFGKNFLGNAPSWYKTCIIAFLIINPILVATVGPFVAGWVLIGEFIFTLAMALKCYPLPAGGLLAIEAIILGMTSPYTVYHEALNNFPVILLLIFMVAGIYFMKDFLQYTFTRILTRVHSKIAISLMFCFAGAFLSAFLDALTVTAVIIAVAYGFYNVYHRFASGKTMNCTHDLCSDQAVKDQNRTDLQEFRAFLRNLMMHGAVGTALGGVCTLVGEPQNLLIAAEMGWHFMDFFIEVAPVSMPVLVVGLLTCVLVEKFHIFGYGAQMPGNIRSHLLETAIEMEEKRGTTGKAKLIVQGLIGVWLIVALALHLAEVGIIGLSVIILLTALNGITDEHQFGPAFEEALPFTALLVVFFAIVGVIHDQHLFAPVMEFVLRFEGHDQMAAYYIANGLLSMISDNVFVATVYISETKMHFIKELAAIPGVENATALMDKLTDAHLYRPETIAGLPEIIQKPVAELMHHFDRLAVAINTGTNIPSVATPNGQAAFLFLLTSALAPVIRLSYGRMVMLALPYTITMSIAGLTATYMM; this is encoded by the coding sequence ATGGCTCAATCACTGTCCCAAGCCTTTGGCAAAAATTTCCTCGGCAATGCGCCGAGTTGGTACAAGACGTGTATTATCGCGTTCCTCATCATCAACCCCATTCTCGTCGCCACGGTCGGCCCCTTCGTCGCCGGATGGGTGTTGATCGGCGAGTTCATCTTCACCCTGGCCATGGCGCTCAAATGCTACCCCCTGCCCGCAGGCGGTCTGCTTGCCATCGAGGCGATCATACTCGGCATGACCTCACCGTATACGGTTTACCATGAGGCCCTGAACAACTTCCCGGTCATCCTGCTCCTGATCTTCATGGTCGCGGGCATCTACTTCATGAAGGACTTCCTGCAGTATACCTTCACCCGCATCCTGACCCGGGTCCACTCCAAGATCGCCATCTCCCTGATGTTCTGCTTCGCGGGTGCATTCCTGTCCGCCTTCCTGGACGCCCTGACCGTCACCGCAGTCATCATCGCCGTGGCCTACGGCTTCTACAACGTGTACCACCGCTTCGCCTCCGGCAAGACCATGAACTGCACCCACGACCTGTGTTCCGACCAGGCCGTCAAGGACCAGAACCGCACCGATCTCCAGGAATTCCGCGCCTTCCTGCGCAACCTGATGATGCACGGCGCGGTGGGCACGGCCCTCGGCGGCGTCTGCACCCTGGTGGGCGAACCCCAGAACCTGCTCATCGCCGCAGAAATGGGTTGGCACTTCATGGACTTCTTCATCGAGGTCGCGCCCGTATCAATGCCGGTCCTGGTCGTCGGCCTGCTGACCTGCGTCCTGGTCGAAAAATTCCACATCTTTGGCTACGGCGCCCAGATGCCGGGCAACATCCGCTCCCACCTGCTGGAAACCGCCATTGAAATGGAAGAAAAGCGCGGCACCACGGGAAAGGCCAAGCTGATCGTTCAGGGACTGATCGGCGTCTGGCTGATCGTGGCCCTGGCTCTGCACCTGGCCGAGGTCGGCATCATCGGCCTGTCGGTCATCATCCTGCTGACCGCCCTCAACGGCATCACCGACGAGCACCAGTTCGGTCCGGCCTTCGAAGAGGCCCTGCCCTTCACCGCCCTGCTGGTGGTTTTCTTCGCCATCGTCGGCGTCATTCACGACCAGCACCTGTTCGCCCCGGTCATGGAGTTCGTGCTGCGGTTTGAAGGGCATGACCAGATGGCAGCCTACTACATTGCCAACGGCCTGCTCTCGATGATCTCGGACAACGTATTCGTGGCCACCGTGTACATCTCGGAAACCAAGATGCATTTCATCAAGGAACTGGCAGCCATCCCGGGCGTGGAAAACGCAACCGCCCTCATGGACAAGCTGACGGACGCCCACCTGTACAGGCCGGAAACCATCGCCGGTCTGCCCGAAATCATCCAGAAGCCGGTCGCGGAACTTATGCACCACTTCGACCGGCTGGCCGTCGCCATCAACACGGGCACCAACATCCCGTCCGTGGCCACCCCCAACGGACAGGCGGCCTTCCTGTTCCTGCTGACCTCGGCCCTGGCCCCGGTCATCAGGCTCTCCTACGGCCGCATGGTCATGCTGGCCCTGCCCTACACCATCACCATGTCGATCGCAGGCCTCACGGCCACCTACATGATGTAG
- a CDS encoding Dabb family protein, which translates to MVRHIVMWTLKEEAEGAAAADNAAVMKEKLEALNGRIEGLTRLEVSFDIVAAEPECHVVLCSEHADVEALNFYQAHPEHQACVSFVKKVAATRKVLDYVV; encoded by the coding sequence GTGGTCAGGCATATCGTCATGTGGACGCTGAAAGAGGAGGCCGAAGGGGCCGCTGCTGCGGACAACGCAGCCGTGATGAAGGAGAAGCTCGAGGCGCTCAACGGGCGCATCGAGGGCCTCACCCGTTTGGAGGTCAGTTTCGACATCGTTGCCGCCGAGCCGGAATGCCATGTGGTCCTGTGCTCCGAGCACGCCGATGTGGAGGCCCTTAATTTTTACCAGGCCCATCCGGAGCATCAGGCGTGCGTATCCTTCGTGAAGAAGGTCGCCGCAACCCGGAAGGTACTGGATTACGTGGTCTAG
- a CDS encoding hybrid sensor histidine kinase/response regulator, translated as MKRYALIIAALLLFCLAASLAMAEKPSKSVLYLNSYHHGYQWSDSIMDGVRSVLDGSQYKIDLQIEYMDAKRYNYEDVTGMLLRLYKEKYGRERFDIIIVSDNDAFAFASQYRDILFPGVPIVFCGVNDPSPEALGQGNLTGVVEQFDLPRTLDVALKMHPDKTHMIVVGDSSTAGTAIRHQIEAVIPQYRDKLTVDYWIDMSLRKVLDRVHDLPTDTFLFFIPYYQIIDGRFLTAEEVMESIYERSSVPIYTTWGFLLGHGAVGGRLLSGFLHGQTTASIVLEVLDGKKADDIPVYMETTGEYLFDYKVMKRLGLDMDRLPDGSRIINAPKAFYELPKELFWTIIVSFALLLLVMIFLVMTMIERRKVERKIKDQLAFQEILMDTVPQLVSWKNRNGRYLGTNRAFAEFFGVEHGEGVMGKTSREIMRDPEYVDWAMDADQAVIFRNEAFRKVRRKLTDASGEPAWIEVNKVPISDRSGQVVGVLSTAENVTKELNLEKQLLQSQKLEAIGTLAGGIAHDFNNILTSIINSTELAVSDVDPDSVTGKDLKRVLKAARRGGRVVKQILAFSRPSTEGFRPTDVGAVVAEALTLMESSMPGNIEVRSHIESDLACVHADPTQIHQVALNLCTNAFHALRSTGGVIEVGVDHADLAADEAYLIGLEAGEYVRLVFEDNGPGIPPDILDKIFDPFFTTKDKTEGTGLGLAVVHGIVHSHKGGLHVTPRPGGGTVFTVYLPKSEEMSSACAASPDGMPAAGTHILFVEDDVDQLQTTPRLLEAMGCRVTPSGVPEDAVELVAAGDHGFDLVITDYDMPGLSGTQLAERMAHSAPDLPIILVSGREDAAAAAEHLPNIKSVIIKPYDKHDLSEAINTVLANR; from the coding sequence ATGAAACGATACGCACTCATTATCGCCGCCCTCCTGCTTTTCTGCCTGGCCGCCTCGCTGGCCATGGCCGAGAAACCGAGCAAGAGCGTGCTCTACCTGAACTCCTACCACCACGGCTATCAGTGGTCCGACTCCATCATGGACGGAGTCCGGTCGGTGCTGGACGGGAGCCAATACAAGATCGATCTCCAGATCGAATACATGGACGCCAAGCGGTACAACTACGAAGATGTCACCGGCATGCTGCTCCGACTCTACAAGGAGAAGTACGGTCGGGAGCGGTTCGACATCATCATCGTCTCGGACAACGACGCCTTCGCCTTTGCCAGTCAGTACAGGGATATCCTCTTCCCGGGCGTGCCTATCGTCTTCTGCGGCGTCAACGACCCCAGCCCGGAGGCCCTGGGACAGGGCAACCTGACCGGTGTGGTCGAACAATTCGATCTGCCGCGCACCCTGGACGTGGCCCTCAAAATGCACCCGGACAAGACGCACATGATCGTGGTCGGCGACTCCTCAACGGCGGGCACGGCCATCCGCCACCAGATCGAGGCCGTAATCCCCCAGTATCGGGACAAGCTCACGGTGGACTACTGGATAGACATGTCCTTGCGCAAAGTGCTCGACCGTGTGCACGATCTGCCCACCGACACCTTTCTTTTCTTCATCCCCTACTACCAGATCATCGACGGCCGCTTCCTGACCGCCGAAGAGGTGATGGAATCCATCTACGAACGTTCCAGCGTGCCCATCTACACCACCTGGGGATTCCTCCTCGGCCACGGAGCCGTGGGCGGACGCCTCCTCTCCGGCTTCCTGCACGGTCAGACAACAGCCTCCATCGTCCTGGAGGTGCTGGACGGCAAGAAGGCAGACGACATTCCGGTCTACATGGAGACGACCGGAGAATACCTCTTTGATTACAAAGTGATGAAGCGTCTCGGCCTGGACATGGACCGGCTCCCGGACGGCAGCCGCATCATCAACGCCCCCAAGGCCTTCTACGAACTGCCGAAGGAACTGTTCTGGACCATCATCGTCAGCTTCGCCCTGCTCCTGCTGGTCATGATCTTCCTGGTCATGACCATGATCGAACGCCGCAAGGTGGAACGCAAGATCAAGGACCAGCTGGCCTTCCAGGAGATTCTCATGGACACCGTGCCGCAACTCGTGTCCTGGAAGAACAGGAACGGTCGCTATCTCGGCACCAACCGCGCCTTTGCGGAGTTTTTCGGCGTGGAGCACGGGGAAGGCGTCATGGGCAAGACCTCGCGCGAGATCATGCGCGACCCGGAATACGTGGACTGGGCCATGGATGCCGACCAGGCCGTCATCTTCCGCAACGAGGCCTTCCGCAAGGTGCGGCGCAAGCTGACCGACGCCAGCGGCGAACCGGCCTGGATCGAGGTCAACAAGGTTCCCATTTCAGACAGGTCGGGCCAGGTGGTCGGCGTACTCAGCACGGCGGAAAACGTGACCAAGGAGCTCAACCTGGAGAAGCAGCTCCTCCAATCCCAAAAGCTGGAGGCCATCGGCACCCTTGCCGGAGGCATCGCTCATGACTTCAACAACATCCTGACGTCCATCATCAACTCCACCGAGCTGGCCGTGAGCGACGTGGACCCGGACTCCGTGACCGGAAAGGACCTGAAGAGGGTGCTCAAGGCGGCCCGGCGGGGCGGTCGCGTGGTCAAGCAGATTCTCGCCTTCAGCCGCCCTTCCACCGAGGGTTTCCGGCCCACCGACGTGGGCGCGGTGGTGGCCGAGGCGCTGACCCTCATGGAATCCTCCATGCCCGGCAATATAGAGGTCCGCTCCCACATCGAAAGCGATCTCGCCTGCGTGCACGCCGACCCGACCCAGATTCATCAGGTGGCCCTGAACCTGTGCACCAACGCCTTCCACGCCCTGCGCTCCACGGGCGGCGTCATCGAGGTGGGCGTGGACCACGCCGACCTGGCCGCCGATGAAGCCTACCTGATCGGCCTGGAAGCGGGTGAGTATGTTCGCCTGGTCTTCGAGGACAACGGACCTGGCATTCCGCCGGACATACTGGACAAAATATTCGATCCCTTCTTCACGACCAAGGACAAGACCGAGGGCACAGGCCTTGGACTGGCGGTTGTGCACGGCATCGTCCACAGCCACAAGGGCGGGCTGCATGTGACCCCGCGCCCGGGCGGCGGCACGGTTTTCACCGTGTACCTGCCCAAGAGCGAGGAGATGTCCTCCGCCTGCGCCGCCAGCCCGGACGGCATGCCTGCGGCAGGCACCCACATCCTGTTCGTCGAGGACGACGTGGACCAGCTGCAGACAACGCCCCGCCTGCTGGAGGCCATGGGCTGCCGGGTCACGCCCAGCGGCGTGCCCGAGGATGCAGTGGAGCTGGTGGCCGCCGGGGACCACGGCTTCGACCTGGTCATCACGGACTACGACATGCCGGGGCTGAGCGGCACCCAACTCGCCGAACGCATGGCCCACTCCGCACCGGACCTGCCCATCATCCTGGTTTCCGGACGCGAAGACGCGGCGGCGGCGGCCGAACACTTGCCGAACATCAAAAGCGTCATTATCAAACCCTATGACAAGCACGACCTGTCCGAAGCCATCAACACCGTGCTTGCGAACAGGTGA